One genomic window of Paenisporosarcina antarctica includes the following:
- the rocF gene encoding arginase: MNNLNISLIGVPMDLGQNRRGVDMGPSAIRYAGVVERLEEIGHNVTDEGNILIAAAEKTASTETNLRNLKEVTDASTALAEKIHHVMEDGQFPLILGGDHSIAIGTLAGLGDRYENLGVIWYDAHADLNTGETSPSGNIHGMPLAVSIGLGHEQLVNIRGFAPKIKPENVVIIGARSVDPGERELIKEKGIKVFTMHDIDKLGMTEVMDQAMSYLKESEVDGVHLSLDLDGIDPLYTPGVGTPVPGGISYRESHLAMEMLYSSKMITSAEFVEVNPILDEKNKTADVAVALMGSLFGEKLV; this comes from the coding sequence ATGAATAATTTAAATATATCTCTAATAGGTGTACCAATGGATTTAGGACAAAATCGTCGTGGGGTAGATATGGGACCAAGTGCGATTCGTTACGCGGGTGTTGTTGAACGATTGGAAGAAATTGGCCACAATGTGACCGACGAAGGTAATATATTAATTGCAGCTGCTGAGAAAACAGCATCGACAGAAACAAATCTTCGTAATTTAAAAGAAGTAACAGATGCGAGTACAGCTCTAGCAGAAAAAATTCATCATGTGATGGAAGATGGTCAATTCCCACTTATTCTAGGTGGCGATCATAGTATTGCTATTGGAACATTAGCTGGTTTAGGCGATCGTTATGAAAACTTAGGAGTTATTTGGTATGATGCACATGCAGATTTAAATACAGGAGAAACTTCTCCATCAGGTAATATTCACGGAATGCCGCTTGCAGTTAGTATTGGCTTAGGTCATGAGCAATTAGTAAATATTCGAGGTTTTGCACCAAAAATTAAACCTGAAAATGTAGTGATAATTGGTGCACGTTCTGTAGATCCAGGCGAGCGTGAATTAATTAAAGAAAAAGGCATTAAAGTGTTTACGATGCATGACATTGATAAGCTTGGGATGACAGAAGTTATGGACCAAGCGATGTCATATTTAAAAGAAAGCGAAGTTGATGGAGTCCATTTATCACTTGATTTAGATGGAATCGATCCTCTTTACACGCCAGGCGTAGGAACTCCAGTACCAGGTGGGATTAGCTACCGTGAAAGTCATTTAGCTATGGAAATGTTGTATTCTTCTAAGATGATTACATCAGCTGAATTTGTAGAAGTAAACCCGATTTTAGATGAGAAAAACAAAACAGCTGATGTGGCTGTAGCGCTTATGGGCTCATTATTCGGCGAAAAATTAGTATAA
- a CDS encoding N-acetylmuramoyl-L-alanine amidase, which translates to MKRWIVIGLLLLVSVTVVIYETQASDRAFFLPAPLGGIKIVVDPGHGGMDGGSSVGDVIEKDITLKLGIALEKELKKQGAVVVMTRSQSGDALEEHNPKATFPTIRARKIADLKLREEMIVNTDADLFISVHVNAIPEERWRGAQVFYHKDGHVEGGAVAKAIQASIREQIGNTEREALAIKQVYLLKKATVPAVLVETGFLSNPEELKLLTTEDYQKKMAKAIADGIENYVNGTVQ; encoded by the coding sequence TTGAAACGCTGGATAGTAATTGGACTTTTATTGTTAGTTTCTGTAACAGTTGTGATTTACGAAACGCAAGCTTCTGATCGCGCATTCTTTTTACCGGCTCCTTTAGGGGGAATTAAGATTGTGGTGGACCCTGGTCATGGTGGTATGGATGGCGGTTCATCAGTTGGAGACGTAATTGAAAAGGATATTACATTAAAATTAGGTATAGCACTCGAAAAAGAATTAAAAAAACAAGGGGCAGTCGTAGTAATGACACGCTCTCAAAGTGGAGATGCTTTAGAGGAGCATAACCCTAAGGCGACTTTTCCAACGATTAGAGCAAGAAAAATCGCTGATTTGAAGCTTCGTGAGGAAATGATTGTAAATACGGACGCAGATTTATTTATTAGTGTACATGTCAATGCTATACCTGAAGAAAGATGGCGTGGCGCGCAAGTTTTCTATCATAAGGATGGACATGTTGAAGGTGGGGCTGTTGCAAAAGCCATTCAAGCATCTATTCGCGAGCAAATTGGGAATACCGAACGGGAAGCACTGGCGATTAAACAAGTCTATTTACTAAAAAAGGCAACCGTTCCGGCGGTACTAGTAGAGACTGGTTTTTTAAGTAATCCTGAAGAATTGAAATTATTAACGACAGAAGATTATCAAAAGAAGATGGCAAAAGCTATTGCCGATGGTATCGAGAACTATGTAAACGGTACAGTGCAATGA
- a CDS encoding KinB-signaling pathway activation protein, translating to MTIRNWFIFFFKALIIGGVVTGVFGLIIRWEDAFAPYVASGEYGEFAGSLLWFMFLGMTMSVISQMGFFAYLTVHQFGVNIFKTLTLWNWVQLLLIAVVIFDLIKFRFIPLANTQSQLLLYLGLMAVLLITSFVVAYLKAKWTKKHTFISALFFMIVITTLEWLPVLMVNEKDVDRYVTLLLFPLLAVNAYQLLKLPKYNAKSDVDRLKLEERRKVHAQTSKANS from the coding sequence GTGACAATACGAAATTGGTTTATATTTTTCTTCAAAGCACTCATAATTGGCGGAGTCGTCACTGGTGTATTTGGATTAATTATTCGATGGGAAGACGCATTTGCACCATATGTGGCTAGTGGAGAATATGGAGAGTTTGCAGGAAGTTTATTATGGTTTATGTTTCTTGGAATGACGATGAGTGTTATAAGTCAAATGGGATTCTTCGCATATTTAACGGTTCACCAATTTGGTGTAAATATTTTTAAGACCCTCACATTATGGAACTGGGTCCAATTATTACTTATCGCAGTAGTGATTTTTGATTTAATTAAATTTCGATTTATTCCGCTTGCAAACACACAATCGCAACTGTTGTTATATTTAGGTCTTATGGCAGTACTATTAATAACAAGTTTTGTTGTAGCCTATTTAAAAGCTAAATGGACGAAGAAACATACGTTCATTTCTGCACTATTTTTTATGATCGTTATTACAACTTTAGAATGGTTGCCAGTGTTGATGGTAAATGAAAAAGATGTAGACCGCTATGTAACATTATTATTGTTCCCCTTATTAGCGGTAAATGCATACCAATTGCTAAAACTACCAAAGTATAATGCTAAGTCTGACGTTGATCGATTGAAATTAGAAGAGCGTCGAAAAGTGCATGCTCAAACTTCTAAAGCAAACTCATAA
- a CDS encoding YetF domain-containing protein → MNIDDYSFWEMITRTTVTFTVLLFLARVLGKEQLSQLTFFNYVTGITIGSIAGELVAHDDTHYLNGITSLVWWSILTIFVGYITMKSDKLKEILDDKPATVIKDGKILEKELKTSRLPMGDLMMLLRLQGVFSVKEVHYAVLETNGELSIFKKVSQQPATKQDVKASTTIPKYMPSQIISDGKIVKNNLNELNLTEEWVMNELKKQGIQNVKEVFYAEIETDGSLHIDKRDNNQ, encoded by the coding sequence ATGAATATTGATGACTACAGTTTTTGGGAAATGATTACTAGAACGACTGTTACTTTTACAGTATTACTTTTTTTGGCGCGCGTGTTAGGGAAAGAACAATTAAGTCAACTTACATTTTTTAATTACGTTACAGGCATAACCATTGGATCAATCGCTGGAGAACTTGTTGCACATGATGACACACATTACTTAAATGGAATTACCTCTCTAGTATGGTGGTCAATACTTACGATATTTGTTGGATATATTACGATGAAATCAGATAAGTTAAAAGAAATATTGGATGATAAACCGGCGACTGTCATCAAAGATGGGAAAATCTTAGAAAAAGAACTAAAAACAAGTCGACTCCCTATGGGTGATTTAATGATGCTGCTTCGATTGCAAGGTGTCTTCTCAGTCAAAGAAGTTCACTATGCAGTTTTAGAAACGAATGGAGAGTTAAGTATCTTTAAAAAAGTCTCACAACAACCAGCAACTAAACAAGATGTGAAAGCGTCAACGACTATCCCAAAATATATGCCTTCTCAAATTATCTCAGATGGAAAAATCGTTAAAAATAATTTGAATGAGTTAAATTTGACTGAAGAATGGGTGATGAATGAACTAAAAAAACAAGGCATTCAGAACGTTAAAGAAGTGTTTTATGCAGAAATTGAAACCGATGGATCGCTACATATTGATAAAAGAGATAATAATCAATAA
- the gerD gene encoding spore germination lipoprotein GerD translates to MRKWLILLILMILAGCGAQQQSNPSYDETKKMISDALQTEEGKKVMRKMLSDPEFRELLVLENEEVKKSIETTLLSEDATKFWKDTFKDPKFSETFAKSMKDQQQKIMTELMKDPSFQKELETFFGQPDMLKQMETILQSSTMRKEIEGIVEETIDSPLLKPKWQELVKTAGSEEEKSKASGESEGGKEEEKKKEEE, encoded by the coding sequence ATGCGGAAATGGTTGATTCTATTGATTTTGATGATCTTAGCTGGATGTGGTGCTCAACAACAAAGTAACCCTTCATATGACGAAACAAAGAAAATGATATCCGATGCACTACAAACAGAAGAAGGAAAAAAAGTCATGCGGAAAATGTTATCAGATCCAGAATTTCGAGAGTTATTAGTATTGGAAAATGAAGAAGTTAAGAAGTCGATCGAAACTACACTTCTTTCAGAGGATGCGACGAAATTTTGGAAAGATACATTTAAAGACCCTAAGTTTTCTGAGACTTTCGCAAAAAGCATGAAAGATCAACAACAAAAGATAATGACTGAGTTAATGAAAGATCCATCATTTCAGAAGGAGTTAGAAACATTTTTTGGGCAACCTGACATGCTAAAACAAATGGAAACCATTTTGCAGTCGTCAACAATGCGCAAAGAAATTGAAGGAATTGTAGAAGAAACAATTGATAGCCCGCTTTTAAAACCTAAATGGCAGGAGTTAGTTAAAACTGCCGGTTCAGAAGAAGAAAAATCAAAGGCTTCTGGAGAATCTGAAGGCGGGAAAGAGGAAGAGAAGAAAAAGGAAGAAGAATAG
- a CDS encoding P-loop NTPase, which produces MMNEQQVRELLGQLQDPFLHKTLLETNGITSVTIKEEKNHISVKLAIAKTNTPEQMQLQMKVVDALKGAGVGTVGIRFEELSPEVLAQFRGTATESEAQDLLSPLNKVEFISIASGKGGVGKSTVSVNLAVALARLGKKVGLIDADIYGFSVPDMMGIQQSPKIEGTRIIPVERFGVKVISMGFFVEDNAPVVWRGPMLGKVLDQFFKDVEWGELDYLLLDLPPGTGDVALDIHQMIPASKEIVVTTPHPTAAFVAARAGAMALQTDHEVLGVIENMAWYETKTSNEKEYVFGKGGGPKLADELRTELLGQIPLRQPDWNEEDFAPSVYSETHSIGKIYAEIASKVINKLNK; this is translated from the coding sequence TTGATGAATGAACAGCAGGTCCGCGAATTACTCGGACAATTACAGGACCCTTTTTTACATAAAACATTACTCGAAACTAATGGAATTACATCAGTAACTATTAAAGAAGAAAAAAATCATATTAGCGTAAAGCTTGCAATTGCTAAAACGAATACGCCGGAACAAATGCAATTGCAAATGAAAGTAGTAGATGCATTAAAAGGAGCGGGTGTAGGTACTGTCGGCATTCGCTTCGAAGAGTTATCACCTGAAGTACTAGCGCAATTCCGTGGAACGGCAACTGAATCTGAGGCACAAGATTTATTGTCGCCATTAAATAAAGTGGAATTTATCTCAATTGCTTCTGGTAAGGGTGGCGTAGGGAAGTCTACGGTTTCCGTAAATTTAGCAGTTGCGTTAGCACGCTTAGGCAAAAAAGTTGGTTTAATTGATGCAGATATTTATGGCTTTAGCGTACCGGATATGATGGGTATTCAACAAAGTCCTAAAATTGAAGGTACTCGCATTATTCCAGTTGAACGTTTTGGTGTAAAAGTAATCTCAATGGGCTTCTTTGTTGAAGATAATGCACCTGTTGTATGGCGCGGGCCAATGTTAGGTAAAGTGTTGGATCAATTCTTCAAAGATGTTGAGTGGGGCGAGTTAGATTACTTGTTGCTTGATTTACCACCAGGTACAGGAGACGTGGCACTCGATATTCATCAAATGATTCCAGCTTCAAAAGAAATTGTTGTGACTACTCCACATCCAACTGCGGCTTTTGTAGCAGCGCGTGCGGGGGCTATGGCTCTTCAAACAGACCATGAAGTTTTAGGTGTAATTGAAAATATGGCGTGGTATGAAACGAAGACATCTAATGAAAAAGAGTATGTTTTCGGTAAAGGCGGAGGCCCGAAGCTTGCAGATGAGCTTCGCACAGAACTTCTTGGTCAAATTCCATTACGTCAACCTGATTGGAATGAAGAAGACTTTGCTCCATCTGTTTATTCAGAAACACATTCAATAGGTAAGATATATGCAGAAATCGCTTCTAAAGTTATTAATAAACTAAATAAATAA
- a CDS encoding GNAT family N-acetyltransferase, with amino-acid sequence MTVILIHDNVMLRPMKESDIKRLWNLTTPELFTHMLNLIQTIEEFEKWMRTSYEQMRHSETSTVFVVAHLETDELYGSTRIYNIDYANKACEIGATYYGKAFQRTHINTKAKWLLLTYAFETLGMIRVEFKTDEENLISQKAIERLGAIKEGVIRNERIRSTGKARNAVLYSIISSEWPSIKKKLENRMNIYSQ; translated from the coding sequence ATGACTGTGATATTAATCCATGACAACGTAATGCTACGACCAATGAAGGAATCCGATATCAAACGTTTGTGGAACTTGACGACGCCAGAGTTGTTTACGCATATGCTCAATCTAATTCAAACCATTGAAGAGTTTGAAAAATGGATGAGAACAAGTTATGAACAAATGCGACATTCTGAAACGAGCACAGTGTTTGTCGTTGCTCATTTAGAAACCGATGAATTATATGGATCCACACGTATTTACAATATCGATTACGCGAATAAAGCGTGTGAAATTGGAGCAACTTACTATGGGAAGGCGTTTCAACGAACACATATTAATACAAAAGCTAAGTGGTTGCTACTTACCTATGCATTTGAAACACTTGGGATGATTCGTGTAGAATTTAAAACGGATGAAGAAAATTTGATATCTCAAAAAGCGATTGAGCGGCTCGGTGCTATAAAAGAGGGCGTCATACGAAACGAACGAATTCGATCCACAGGTAAAGCGAGGAATGCAGTGCTTTATTCCATCATTAGTTCGGAATGGCCAAGTATTAAAAAGAAATTAGAAAATAGAATGAATATTTATTCACAATGA